The Tenrec ecaudatus isolate mTenEca1 chromosome 6, mTenEca1.hap1, whole genome shotgun sequence genome has a window encoding:
- the DNAL4 gene encoding dynein axonemal light chain 4, with product MGETEGKKDEADYKRLQTFPLVRHSDMPEEMRVETMELCVTACEKFSNNNESAAKMIKETMDKKFGSSWHVVIGEGFGFEITHEVKNLLYLYFGGTLAVCVWKCS from the exons ATGGGAGAAACGGaagggaagaaagacgaggctgactATAAACGCCTGCAGACATTCCCCCTGGTCAGG CACTCGGACATGCCGGAGGAGATGCGCGTGGAGACCATGGAGCTGTGTGTCACAGCCTGTGAGAAATTCTCCAACAACAATGAG AGTGCTGCCAAGATGATCAAAGAGACGATGGACAAGAAGTTCGGCTCCTCATGGCACGTGGTGATTGGCGAAGGCTTTGGCTTTGAGATCACGCACGAGGTGAAGAACCTGCTGTACCTGTACTTCGGAGGGACCCTGGCTGTGTGCGTCTGGAAATGCTCCTGA